A part of Diceros bicornis minor isolate mBicDic1 chromosome 10, mDicBic1.mat.cur, whole genome shotgun sequence genomic DNA contains:
- the ARL5A gene encoding ADP-ribosylation factor-like protein 5A isoform X2 has product MGILFTRIWRLFNHQEHKVIIVGLDNAGKTTILYQFSMNEVVHTSPTIGSNVEEIVINNTRFLMWDIGGQESLRSSWNTYYTNTEDLRKAGLLIFANKQDVKECMTVAEISQFLKLTSIKDHQWHIQACCALTGEGLCQGLEWMMSRLKIR; this is encoded by the exons agCACAAAGTTATCATTGTTGGGCTGGATAATGCAGGGAAAACTACCATCCTTTATCAATT ttctaTGAATGAAGTCGTACATACATCCCCTACAATAGGAAGTAATGTAGAAGAGATAGTGATTAATAATACACGTTTCCTAATGTGGGATATTGGTGGCCAAGAATCTCTTCGTTCTTCCTGGAACACTTACTATACTAACACAGAG GACCTAAGAAAAGCTGGATTGCTGATTTTTGCTAATAAACAAGATGTTAAAGAATGCATGACTGTAGCAGAAATCTCCCAGTTTTTGAAACTAACGTCTATTAAAGATCACCAGTGGCATATCCAGGCGTGCTGTGCTCTTACTGGCGAGGG attaTGCCAAGGACTTGAATGGATGATGTCACGACTTAAGATTAGATGA
- the ARL5A gene encoding ADP-ribosylation factor-like protein 5A isoform X1: MGILFTRIWRLFNHQEHKVIIVGLDNAGKTTILYQFSMNEVVHTSPTIGSNVEEIVINNTRFLMWDIGGQESLRSSWNTYYTNTEFVIVVVDSTDRERISVTREELYKMLAHEDLRKAGLLIFANKQDVKECMTVAEISQFLKLTSIKDHQWHIQACCALTGEGLCQGLEWMMSRLKIR, translated from the exons agCACAAAGTTATCATTGTTGGGCTGGATAATGCAGGGAAAACTACCATCCTTTATCAATT ttctaTGAATGAAGTCGTACATACATCCCCTACAATAGGAAGTAATGTAGAAGAGATAGTGATTAATAATACACGTTTCCTAATGTGGGATATTGGTGGCCAAGAATCTCTTCGTTCTTCCTGGAACACTTACTATACTAACACAGAG tttGTAATAGTTGTTGTGGACagtacagacagagaaagaatttcTGTAACTAGAGAAGAACTCTATAAAATGTTAGCCCATGAG GACCTAAGAAAAGCTGGATTGCTGATTTTTGCTAATAAACAAGATGTTAAAGAATGCATGACTGTAGCAGAAATCTCCCAGTTTTTGAAACTAACGTCTATTAAAGATCACCAGTGGCATATCCAGGCGTGCTGTGCTCTTACTGGCGAGGG attaTGCCAAGGACTTGAATGGATGATGTCACGACTTAAGATTAGATGA